One window of Vespa velutina chromosome 2, iVesVel2.1, whole genome shotgun sequence genomic DNA carries:
- the LOC124957788 gene encoding D-2-hydroxyglutarate dehydrogenase, mitochondrial isoform X3: MGFVGEILVVQKMEMRRILRKCMSVGTLNVYQGYGNRILHYYSTKTKPELTSIRYNIKRGPYSKLTDEHVNFFERLLDRNRVITDPDECDGYNIDFANTVRGVITCEAGCVLEDLDNHLSTFGLMMPLDLGAKGSCLIGGNVSTNAGGLRLLRYGNLHGNILGIEAVKANGDIINSLNGLKKNNTGFHLKHLFIGSEGTLGIVTKVAIQCPPLPKAINVAFLGLNSFDNVLKIYHLAKKELGEILSSCEMMDKLSIDVSTQLLGLQNPLAIDGCDHDFYVLLETSGSHMAHDEEKLNAFVEKVLNDNIVQDGTLTSDTAKMKNIWALRERISEGVLREGYVFKYDVSLPLPYFYKVVEVLRERLRDPRIIRISGYGHIGDGNIHIQVSIPTYHEDIASQLEPFIFEYISSLSGSVSAEHGIGFKKTKYLHLSRTQSEIELMKHLKLTMDPKGILNPYKVLYPINTSE; the protein is encoded by the exons AAAATGGAAATGCGAAGAATATTACGAAAATGCATGTCGGTAGGGACGTTGAACGTTTATCAAGGATATGGGAATcgaattttacattattattcgaCAAAAACGAAGCCAGAATTAACATCGATAAGATACAATATTAAACGTGGTCCATATTCCAAGTTAACCGACGAACatgttaattttttcgaaagattGCTCGATCGAAATCGTGTAATCACTGATCCCGATGAATGCGATGGTTACAATATTGATTTTGCAAATACCGTCCGAG GTGTGATTACTTGCGAAGCCGGTTGCGTTTTAGAGGATTTGGATAATCATTTGTCTACTTTTGGTCTTATGATGCCTTTGGATCTCGGTGCGAAGGGTAGTTGTTTGATAGGAGGCAACGTATCAACAAATGCTGGTGGTCTTAGACTCCTTCGTTATGGCAATTTACATGGAAATATTCTCGGAATAGAAGCA GTAAAGGCTAATGGCGATATCATAAACAGTTTGAATGgcctaaagaaaaataatactggTTTTCATTTGAAGCACTTATTTATAGGTTCGGAAGGAACTTTAGGTATTGTTACAAAGGTTGCTATACAATGCCCACCTCTTCCAAAAGCTATAAATGTCGCATTTCTTG gATTGAACAGTTTCGACAacgtattgaaaatttatcatctCGCTAAGAAAGAATTGGGTGAAATTTTATCATCATGCGAAATGATGGATAAATTGTCGATCGATGTTTCGACACAACTTTTGGGACTTCAAAATCCATTGGCGATCGATGGCTGTGATCATGATTTTTATGTATTGTTAGAAACTTCCGGTAGCCATATGGCTCACGACGAAGAGAAACTCAACGCGTTTGTCGAAAAAGttcttaatgataatattgtacAAGATGGTACTCTTACTTCGGACACGGCGAAAATGAAG aatatatgggctctaagagaaagaattagCGAAGGTGTTTTACGTGAGGGTTATGTCTTCAAGTACGACGTTTCTTTACCTCttccatatttttataaagttgTTGAAGTTTTAAGAGAACGTTTACGTGATCCACGTATTATTAGAATCAGTGGTTACGGACATATAG GTGATGgtaatattcatatacaaGTGTCAATTCCAACATACCACGAAGACATAGCATCGCAATTAGAaccatttatttttgaatacaTTTCTAGTCTTTCTGGTAGCGTTAGCGCAGAACATGGTATAGGATTCAAAAAAACTAAATATCTTCATCTTAGTAGAACTCAATCGGAAATTGAATTGATGAAACATCTTAAATTAACCATGGATCCTAAAGGAATACTTAATCcatataaagtattatatcCTATTAATACATCTGAGTGA
- the LOC124957788 gene encoding D-2-hydroxyglutarate dehydrogenase, mitochondrial isoform X1 translates to MGFVGEILVVQKMEMRRILRKCMSVGTLNVYQGYGNRILHYYSTKTKPELTSIRYNIKRGPYSKLTDEHVNFFERLLDRNRVITDPDECDGYNIDFANTVRGQSRLVLKPKITEEVSAILRYCNENCLAVCPQSGNTGLVGGSTPVFDEVVLSMKLMNKIIETNEIAGVITCEAGCVLEDLDNHLSTFGLMMPLDLGAKGSCLIGGNVSTNAGGLRLLRYGNLHGNILGIEAVKANGDIINSLNGLKKNNTGFHLKHLFIGSEGTLGIVTKVAIQCPPLPKAINVAFLGLNSFDNVLKIYHLAKKELGEILSSCEMMDKLSIDVSTQLLGLQNPLAIDGCDHDFYVLLETSGSHMAHDEEKLNAFVEKVLNDNIVQDGTLTSDTAKMKNIWALRERISEGVLREGYVFKYDVSLPLPYFYKVVEVLRERLRDPRIIRISGYGHIGDGNIHIQVSIPTYHEDIASQLEPFIFEYISSLSGSVSAEHGIGFKKTKYLHLSRTQSEIELMKHLKLTMDPKGILNPYKVLYPINTSE, encoded by the exons AAAATGGAAATGCGAAGAATATTACGAAAATGCATGTCGGTAGGGACGTTGAACGTTTATCAAGGATATGGGAATcgaattttacattattattcgaCAAAAACGAAGCCAGAATTAACATCGATAAGATACAATATTAAACGTGGTCCATATTCCAAGTTAACCGACGAACatgttaattttttcgaaagattGCTCGATCGAAATCGTGTAATCACTGATCCCGATGAATGCGATGGTTACAATATTGATTTTGCAAATACCGTCCGAG gCCAAAGTAGACTCGTTCTAAAGCCGAAAATAACCGAGGAAGTGTCGGCGATATTAAGATATTGCAATGAAAATTGTTTAGCCGTTTGTCCACAAAGTGGTAACACCGGTTTAGTAGGTGGAAGTACACCGGTATTCGATGAGGTCGTATTATCAATGAAACTTATGAATAAAATCatcgaaacgaatgaaatagcAG GTGTGATTACTTGCGAAGCCGGTTGCGTTTTAGAGGATTTGGATAATCATTTGTCTACTTTTGGTCTTATGATGCCTTTGGATCTCGGTGCGAAGGGTAGTTGTTTGATAGGAGGCAACGTATCAACAAATGCTGGTGGTCTTAGACTCCTTCGTTATGGCAATTTACATGGAAATATTCTCGGAATAGAAGCA GTAAAGGCTAATGGCGATATCATAAACAGTTTGAATGgcctaaagaaaaataatactggTTTTCATTTGAAGCACTTATTTATAGGTTCGGAAGGAACTTTAGGTATTGTTACAAAGGTTGCTATACAATGCCCACCTCTTCCAAAAGCTATAAATGTCGCATTTCTTG gATTGAACAGTTTCGACAacgtattgaaaatttatcatctCGCTAAGAAAGAATTGGGTGAAATTTTATCATCATGCGAAATGATGGATAAATTGTCGATCGATGTTTCGACACAACTTTTGGGACTTCAAAATCCATTGGCGATCGATGGCTGTGATCATGATTTTTATGTATTGTTAGAAACTTCCGGTAGCCATATGGCTCACGACGAAGAGAAACTCAACGCGTTTGTCGAAAAAGttcttaatgataatattgtacAAGATGGTACTCTTACTTCGGACACGGCGAAAATGAAG aatatatgggctctaagagaaagaattagCGAAGGTGTTTTACGTGAGGGTTATGTCTTCAAGTACGACGTTTCTTTACCTCttccatatttttataaagttgTTGAAGTTTTAAGAGAACGTTTACGTGATCCACGTATTATTAGAATCAGTGGTTACGGACATATAG GTGATGgtaatattcatatacaaGTGTCAATTCCAACATACCACGAAGACATAGCATCGCAATTAGAaccatttatttttgaatacaTTTCTAGTCTTTCTGGTAGCGTTAGCGCAGAACATGGTATAGGATTCAAAAAAACTAAATATCTTCATCTTAGTAGAACTCAATCGGAAATTGAATTGATGAAACATCTTAAATTAACCATGGATCCTAAAGGAATACTTAATCcatataaagtattatatcCTATTAATACATCTGAGTGA
- the LOC124957788 gene encoding D-2-hydroxyglutarate dehydrogenase, mitochondrial isoform X2 — protein MEMRRILRKCMSVGTLNVYQGYGNRILHYYSTKTKPELTSIRYNIKRGPYSKLTDEHVNFFERLLDRNRVITDPDECDGYNIDFANTVRGQSRLVLKPKITEEVSAILRYCNENCLAVCPQSGNTGLVGGSTPVFDEVVLSMKLMNKIIETNEIAGVITCEAGCVLEDLDNHLSTFGLMMPLDLGAKGSCLIGGNVSTNAGGLRLLRYGNLHGNILGIEAVKANGDIINSLNGLKKNNTGFHLKHLFIGSEGTLGIVTKVAIQCPPLPKAINVAFLGLNSFDNVLKIYHLAKKELGEILSSCEMMDKLSIDVSTQLLGLQNPLAIDGCDHDFYVLLETSGSHMAHDEEKLNAFVEKVLNDNIVQDGTLTSDTAKMKNIWALRERISEGVLREGYVFKYDVSLPLPYFYKVVEVLRERLRDPRIIRISGYGHIGDGNIHIQVSIPTYHEDIASQLEPFIFEYISSLSGSVSAEHGIGFKKTKYLHLSRTQSEIELMKHLKLTMDPKGILNPYKVLYPINTSE, from the exons ATGGAAATGCGAAGAATATTACGAAAATGCATGTCGGTAGGGACGTTGAACGTTTATCAAGGATATGGGAATcgaattttacattattattcgaCAAAAACGAAGCCAGAATTAACATCGATAAGATACAATATTAAACGTGGTCCATATTCCAAGTTAACCGACGAACatgttaattttttcgaaagattGCTCGATCGAAATCGTGTAATCACTGATCCCGATGAATGCGATGGTTACAATATTGATTTTGCAAATACCGTCCGAG gCCAAAGTAGACTCGTTCTAAAGCCGAAAATAACCGAGGAAGTGTCGGCGATATTAAGATATTGCAATGAAAATTGTTTAGCCGTTTGTCCACAAAGTGGTAACACCGGTTTAGTAGGTGGAAGTACACCGGTATTCGATGAGGTCGTATTATCAATGAAACTTATGAATAAAATCatcgaaacgaatgaaatagcAG GTGTGATTACTTGCGAAGCCGGTTGCGTTTTAGAGGATTTGGATAATCATTTGTCTACTTTTGGTCTTATGATGCCTTTGGATCTCGGTGCGAAGGGTAGTTGTTTGATAGGAGGCAACGTATCAACAAATGCTGGTGGTCTTAGACTCCTTCGTTATGGCAATTTACATGGAAATATTCTCGGAATAGAAGCA GTAAAGGCTAATGGCGATATCATAAACAGTTTGAATGgcctaaagaaaaataatactggTTTTCATTTGAAGCACTTATTTATAGGTTCGGAAGGAACTTTAGGTATTGTTACAAAGGTTGCTATACAATGCCCACCTCTTCCAAAAGCTATAAATGTCGCATTTCTTG gATTGAACAGTTTCGACAacgtattgaaaatttatcatctCGCTAAGAAAGAATTGGGTGAAATTTTATCATCATGCGAAATGATGGATAAATTGTCGATCGATGTTTCGACACAACTTTTGGGACTTCAAAATCCATTGGCGATCGATGGCTGTGATCATGATTTTTATGTATTGTTAGAAACTTCCGGTAGCCATATGGCTCACGACGAAGAGAAACTCAACGCGTTTGTCGAAAAAGttcttaatgataatattgtacAAGATGGTACTCTTACTTCGGACACGGCGAAAATGAAG aatatatgggctctaagagaaagaattagCGAAGGTGTTTTACGTGAGGGTTATGTCTTCAAGTACGACGTTTCTTTACCTCttccatatttttataaagttgTTGAAGTTTTAAGAGAACGTTTACGTGATCCACGTATTATTAGAATCAGTGGTTACGGACATATAG GTGATGgtaatattcatatacaaGTGTCAATTCCAACATACCACGAAGACATAGCATCGCAATTAGAaccatttatttttgaatacaTTTCTAGTCTTTCTGGTAGCGTTAGCGCAGAACATGGTATAGGATTCAAAAAAACTAAATATCTTCATCTTAGTAGAACTCAATCGGAAATTGAATTGATGAAACATCTTAAATTAACCATGGATCCTAAAGGAATACTTAATCcatataaagtattatatcCTATTAATACATCTGAGTGA
- the LOC124946608 gene encoding protein lethal(2)essential for life-like: MALVPSSLFRNWWDEMDRFHRELEQHFQRLSTTNDFPRPPALPSFKEFFHPWREVFQELEEQVGGSTKIEKGQDKYRVIVDVQQFAPEEITVRTDDKCITIEGKHEEKKDQHGYISRHFVRRYQLPQGYDIGHVKPSLSSDGILTVTAPRLVLPAPGERIVPIERQNRPAIKAA; this comes from the coding sequence atggcATTAGTACCGAGCAGTTTGTTCCGTAATTGGTGGGATGAAATGGACCGTTTTCATCGTGAATTGGAACAACATTTTCAACGTTTATCAACGACAAACGATTTCCCTCGTCCGCCAGCATTGCCATCattcaaagaattttttcatcCTTGGCGCGAAGTATTCCAGGAATTAGAAGAACAAGTAGGTGGCTCGACAAAGATCGAAAAGGGCCAAGATAAATACAGAGTGATCGTCGACGTGCAACAATTTGCACCCGAAGAAATAACTGTTAGAACGGATGACAAATGTATTACAATTGAGGGTAAACatgaggagaagaaagatcaACACGGTTATATCTCACGACATTTCGTACGAAGATATCAATTACCTCAAGGTTACGATATCGGCCATGTTAAACCAAGCTTGTCGTCCGATGGCATTCTAACTGTCACTGCACCAAGACTTGTTTTGCCTGCACCTGGCGAAAGAATTGTTCCGATTGAACGTCAAAACAGACCGGCCATTAAGGCTgcctaa